From a region of the Candidatus Zixiibacteriota bacterium genome:
- the rpsS gene encoding 30S ribosomal protein S19, whose protein sequence is MPRSLKKGPYVSPKLAKKIDVLNASGEKKVIKTWSRRSTVIPEFVGHTLAVHTGNKFVPIYVTENMVGHKLGEFAPTRIYRGHGGKLQERASSLKG, encoded by the coding sequence ATGCCACGATCGCTTAAAAAGGGACCATACGTTAGTCCGAAGCTGGCCAAGAAGATTGACGTGCTTAACGCCAGCGGCGAAAAGAAAGTAATAAAGACCTGGTCGCGACGTTCAACCGTGATTCCGGAGTTTGTCGGACATACATTGGCCGTTCATACCGGCAACAAGTTTGTCCCGATTTATGTCACCGAGAACATGGTTGGTCACAAGCTCGGCGAGTTCGCTCCGACCCGCATTTATCGTGGGCACGGCGGCAAGCTCCAGGAGCGCGCGTCCTCGTTGAAAGGATAG
- the rpsG gene encoding 30S ribosomal protein S7, translating to MSRRSRAGRRGKSPDYKFNDMLVSEFVACLMERGKRSTAERLIYDAIDRMEKQSGQSGLELFQKAVNNVKPVLEVRSRRVGGATYQVPVEVRQDRRTALAIRWLIGFAKARGGKSMAEKLAAEFLAAANNEGASIKKKEDTHKMAEANKAFAHFRW from the coding sequence ATGTCCAGAAGATCCAGAGCAGGCCGTCGGGGCAAGTCCCCCGACTATAAGTTTAACGACATGCTGGTTTCCGAATTCGTGGCATGTCTGATGGAGCGCGGCAAGCGCTCGACCGCCGAGCGGTTGATTTATGACGCCATCGATCGGATGGAAAAACAATCCGGTCAGAGCGGCCTGGAGCTGTTCCAGAAGGCTGTCAACAACGTGAAGCCGGTACTGGAGGTTCGTTCTCGCCGGGTCGGCGGTGCAACTTATCAGGTTCCTGTGGAAGTGCGACAGGATCGTCGTACCGCGCTGGCGATTCGCTGGCTTATCGGTTTCGCCAAAGCCCGCGGCGGTAAGAGTATGGCTGAAAAACTGGCGGCTGAGTTCCTGGCTGCGGCCAATAACGAAGGCGCTTCGATTAAGAAGAAGGAGGATACGCACAAGATGGCGGAGGCCAATAAGGCCTTTGCGCACTTCAGGTGGTAA
- the rplN gene encoding 50S ribosomal protein L14 — MIQEYTILSVADNSGAKKAMCFRILGGRKKYARIGDIIVVAVKEAIPGGTVKKSEVCKAVVVRSKAGLRRKDGSIIRFSDNAAVIINDQKEPRGTRIFGPVARELRDKQFMKIVSLAPEVL, encoded by the coding sequence ATGATTCAAGAATATACGATTCTTTCGGTTGCGGATAACTCCGGGGCAAAAAAGGCTATGTGCTTCCGCATTTTAGGCGGCCGCAAGAAGTACGCCCGTATCGGCGACATCATTGTGGTGGCCGTCAAGGAAGCCATTCCCGGTGGAACCGTAAAGAAATCCGAGGTCTGTAAGGCCGTGGTGGTACGGTCGAAAGCCGGTCTGCGTCGTAAAGACGGTTCGATTATCCGTTTTTCGGATAACGCTGCCGTGATTATTAACGACCAGAAAGAACCGCGGGGAACGCGTATTTTTGGCCCGGTGGCCCGCGAACTTCGCGACAAGCAATTCATGAAAATAGTATCTTTGGCACCTGAGGTATTGTAA
- the rplP gene encoding 50S ribosomal protein L16 has translation MLMPKKVKFRKAQRGRMTGKAQTGWAVSFGEYALKAMEPCWLTNRQIEAARIAMTRYIKRGGKIWIRVFPDKPVTQKPAETRMGKGKGAPEYWVAVVKPGRILFEIEGVTQDMAKEAMRLAGDKLPLKTKFVSRADTEGV, from the coding sequence ATGTTGATGCCGAAAAAAGTCAAGTTTCGTAAAGCTCAGCGCGGACGGATGACCGGAAAGGCTCAGACCGGATGGGCAGTGAGCTTTGGCGAATACGCTTTGAAAGCGATGGAGCCCTGCTGGCTGACTAACCGTCAGATCGAGGCAGCTCGTATCGCAATGACAAGATATATCAAGCGCGGCGGTAAAATCTGGATTCGTGTGTTCCCGGACAAGCCGGTAACGCAGAAGCCGGCCGAAACCCGTATGGGTAAAGGCAAAGGCGCTCCGGAATACTGGGTAGCCGTAGTAAAGCCGGGCCGTATTCTCTTCGAAATCGAAGGGGTAACCCAGGATATGGCCAAAGAGGCGATGCGTCTCGCCGGCGATAAATTGCCGTTGAAGACGAAGTTCGTTTCACGCGCCGATACGGAAGGGGTGTGA
- the fusA gene encoding elongation factor G: MNLERIRNIGIMAHIDAGKTTTTERILFYTGKTHRIGEVHDGSATMDWMAQEKERGITITSAATTCFWRNHTINIIDTPGHVDFTVEVERSLRVLDGAVALFCAVGGVEPQSETVWRQADRYRVPRIAFINKMDRTGADFIGTLNMMNKRFATKCVAIAIPAGEGEMFAGIIDLLEMKFRVFNEDSQGIHYEDLEVPEDMLPLANEYREKLLEAVAEHDDDLLEQFLHDEELDPVRVLQAVRKATIANDMVPVLCGSAFKNKGIQKLLDAVVDFLPSPVDLPPVHGTLPDKPEKTVERKADPKEPAAALAFKVATDPYVGRLTYLRVYSGELNAGSYVYNPNSGIKERIARLLRMHSNKREDIKVASTGDIVAAIGFRKTTTGDTLCDLKHPIVLERMTFPEPVVSVAIEPKTQADQEKLAEALARLAEEDPTFVVRVSEDTGQTIISGMGELHLDILTDRLVREFGVGATVGRPSVAYKEAITEEVEQEGRFVRQSGGKGQYGHVKIRLRPTEDGSEFVFEDKLVGNAIPRAFVPSIQKGVREAMSSGSLAGYPLTGIHVELIDGSAHEVDSNERSFQVAGYMALRDGVRKARPVLLEPIMDVEVVVPEAYMGAVVGDLNSRRGKISGMVPRGDVTVIAVIVPLSEMFGYANALRNLTQGRAVFSMQFARYLPVPEEITQKMFQGVRI, translated from the coding sequence ATGAACTTAGAACGCATCAGAAACATCGGCATTATGGCTCATATCGATGCCGGCAAAACCACGACCACGGAGCGTATCCTGTTCTATACGGGCAAGACGCACCGAATCGGCGAGGTGCATGATGGTTCGGCCACGATGGACTGGATGGCGCAGGAAAAAGAGCGCGGCATCACCATCACTTCTGCCGCCACCACCTGTTTCTGGCGTAATCATACGATCAATATCATAGATACCCCCGGCCATGTGGATTTTACGGTCGAGGTCGAGCGGTCACTGCGGGTTTTGGATGGCGCGGTGGCTCTTTTTTGTGCCGTTGGCGGTGTTGAGCCGCAGTCTGAAACGGTCTGGCGCCAGGCGGACCGCTATCGTGTCCCGAGGATAGCCTTCATTAATAAAATGGACCGTACCGGGGCTGATTTTATTGGCACGCTCAATATGATGAACAAGCGGTTCGCCACCAAGTGTGTGGCAATCGCCATTCCTGCCGGCGAAGGAGAAATGTTTGCCGGTATTATTGATCTCCTGGAGATGAAGTTCAGGGTTTTCAATGAAGACTCTCAGGGGATCCATTACGAAGACCTGGAAGTTCCGGAAGATATGTTGCCTCTGGCGAACGAATATCGCGAGAAATTACTCGAGGCGGTTGCCGAACATGATGACGACCTTCTCGAACAGTTTCTCCATGATGAAGAACTGGACCCCGTTCGGGTTCTCCAGGCAGTTCGCAAGGCTACTATCGCCAATGATATGGTGCCGGTGCTTTGCGGGTCGGCGTTCAAGAATAAAGGTATTCAAAAGCTTTTGGACGCGGTTGTTGACTTTCTGCCGTCGCCGGTTGATCTTCCTCCGGTTCACGGCACACTGCCCGACAAACCGGAAAAGACGGTTGAACGTAAAGCCGATCCGAAAGAACCGGCGGCGGCTTTGGCTTTTAAGGTTGCCACCGATCCTTATGTGGGGCGTTTGACCTATTTGCGGGTGTATTCAGGCGAATTGAACGCCGGTAGTTATGTGTACAATCCGAATTCAGGCATTAAAGAGCGGATCGCCCGCCTTCTGCGGATGCATTCCAATAAACGCGAAGATATAAAAGTGGCTTCAACCGGTGATATCGTAGCTGCGATTGGTTTCCGTAAAACCACCACCGGTGACACCTTGTGTGACCTGAAGCATCCGATTGTTTTAGAGCGGATGACTTTCCCGGAGCCGGTTGTTTCAGTGGCGATTGAACCGAAAACTCAAGCCGATCAAGAGAAGTTGGCCGAAGCACTGGCGCGGCTGGCCGAAGAGGATCCGACTTTCGTGGTGCGTGTTTCCGAAGACACCGGCCAGACCATTATTTCCGGTATGGGCGAGCTTCATCTGGACATTCTCACCGACCGGCTCGTGCGTGAGTTCGGCGTCGGGGCTACCGTAGGACGGCCGTCGGTGGCATACAAAGAAGCGATCACCGAAGAAGTCGAACAGGAAGGCCGGTTTGTTCGTCAAAGCGGCGGCAAAGGCCAGTATGGACATGTTAAAATCCGCCTGCGGCCGACTGAAGACGGTTCCGAGTTCGTTTTCGAGGACAAACTGGTCGGGAATGCTATTCCGCGTGCTTTTGTACCCTCGATTCAAAAGGGTGTGCGTGAGGCGATGAGTTCCGGCTCTCTGGCTGGTTATCCGTTGACCGGTATTCATGTCGAGTTGATCGATGGTAGCGCCCATGAGGTCGATTCCAACGAGCGGTCGTTCCAGGTGGCCGGTTATATGGCTCTCAGGGACGGTGTGCGCAAAGCCAGGCCGGTTTTGCTCGAACCGATCATGGATGTCGAAGTGGTCGTACCGGAGGCCTATATGGGAGCGGTGGTCGGTGATCTCAACTCGCGACGTGGAAAAATAAGCGGTATGGTGCCACGCGGTGACGTTACGGTTATCGCTGTGATTGTCCCGCTTTCGGAAATGTTTGGATATGCCAATGCCCTGCGGAATCTGACTCAGGGGCGGGCGGTGTTCTCGATGCAGTTCGCCCGCTATCTGCCGGTTCCGGAGGAGATAACACAGAAAATGTTTCAAGGTGTAAGAATATAA
- the rpsL gene encoding 30S ribosomal protein S12 produces the protein MPTINQLIRKGRKVVTESTKTPALKSCPQKRGVCTRVYTSTPKKPNSALRKVARVRLTNQMEVTAYIPGEGHNLQEHSIVMIRGGRIKDLPGVRYHIIRGTMDTSGVAERKRSRSKYGTKRPKA, from the coding sequence TTGCCGACTATTAATCAGTTGATTCGCAAGGGCCGCAAGGTTGTCACCGAGTCCACCAAGACTCCGGCTCTAAAAAGCTGCCCGCAGAAGCGCGGTGTTTGTACTCGTGTATATACCTCGACGCCGAAGAAGCCGAACTCGGCTTTGCGCAAGGTAGCCAGAGTCCGTTTGACCAACCAGATGGAAGTCACGGCTTATATCCCGGGTGAAGGCCACAATCTGCAGGAACACTCGATAGTTATGATCCGCGGCGGTCGTATTAAAGATTTGCCGGGGGTCCGTTATCATATTATCCGGGGCACCATGGATACGTCCGGGGTTGCCGAAAGAAAACGGAGCCGTTCGAAATACGGCACCAAGCGTCCAAAGGCTTAA
- a CDS encoding 50S ribosomal protein L23: MKADLRPIIKTHIATERSTKLRELNNEYVFEVERDVNKYQIKQAVESAFKVKVASVRTMVVAGKPRRTGRFMGKTPTWKKAIVRLKSGEKIAIFDNI; the protein is encoded by the coding sequence ATGAAAGCAGATCTTCGCCCGATTATCAAGACGCACATAGCTACTGAGCGCTCGACCAAGCTCCGTGAACTCAATAACGAGTATGTTTTTGAAGTAGAGCGGGATGTCAACAAGTACCAGATAAAGCAGGCGGTGGAGTCGGCTTTTAAGGTCAAAGTTGCCAGTGTGCGGACGATGGTGGTTGCCGGCAAGCCTCGGCGTACCGGAAGATTTATGGGTAAAACGCCCACCTGGAAGAAGGCTATTGTTCGCCTGAAATCAGGCGAGAAAATCGCCATTTTCGACAACATCTAA
- the rplX gene encoding 50S ribosomal protein L24, giving the protein MAMRIKKGDTVYVRTGSAKGKTGRVLHVDYEKNTVLVEGVAMRKRRQRPSQKNPKGGIISIEAPIHLSNVALYSSTLSGPTKTTNKAISDGGKVHKVRVCRKTGEQI; this is encoded by the coding sequence ATGGCGATGAGAATCAAAAAAGGCGACACGGTCTATGTTCGGACGGGGTCAGCCAAAGGCAAGACCGGTCGGGTGCTGCATGTCGACTATGAGAAGAACACGGTATTGGTGGAAGGCGTAGCCATGCGCAAACGTCGCCAGCGTCCGTCGCAGAAGAACCCGAAGGGCGGGATCATCTCGATCGAGGCGCCGATTCACCTCTCCAACGTCGCTCTGTACAGCTCGACCCTGAGTGGTCCGACCAAGACCACCAACAAAGCGATATCCGACGGCGGCAAAGTTCATAAGGTGCGGGTCTGCCGCAAGACCGGCGAGCAGATTTAA
- the rpsC gene encoding 30S ribosomal protein S3, giving the protein MGQKTHPIGFRLGVIKSWNSRWFATGRQFGDLVYEDLMVKRYIFRRLQNAGIANVMISRQPKKVTVDVHTARPGIVIGRKGAEVDKLREELQLLTSKDIMLNIVEVRKPELDAKLVADSIARQLEGRVSFRRALKKALAATMRMGAVGVKVQCSGRLGGAEIARTEKYREGRVPLHTLRADIDYATSTAHTTYGCIGVKVWICRGEILDAGQYDRPEEQAEQQQSDAPSGRPRRRPGDKGERGPRRRPRGKVRKAGRPDGRAPKGRRPDSARDKSAPAADSGAADNKPKKADGASDSASGSES; this is encoded by the coding sequence TTGGGACAGAAGACACACCCGATAGGCTTCCGACTGGGGGTCATCAAGTCCTGGAATAGCAGGTGGTTTGCTACCGGACGTCAATTCGGCGATCTGGTGTACGAAGACCTCATGGTCAAGCGCTATATTTTCCGTCGCTTGCAGAATGCCGGGATTGCCAACGTTATGATATCGCGTCAGCCGAAGAAGGTGACGGTCGATGTTCATACCGCCCGACCGGGTATTGTAATCGGTCGTAAGGGCGCCGAGGTCGATAAACTGCGCGAAGAATTGCAGTTGTTGACCAGCAAGGATATTATGCTCAACATCGTCGAGGTTCGTAAGCCGGAGCTGGATGCCAAGCTCGTGGCCGACTCGATTGCCCGCCAGTTGGAAGGCCGTGTGTCGTTCCGACGTGCTTTGAAGAAAGCCCTGGCGGCGACGATGCGCATGGGCGCTGTGGGCGTCAAGGTACAGTGTTCCGGTCGTCTGGGTGGAGCTGAAATAGCTCGAACCGAAAAATACCGTGAGGGGCGGGTACCGTTACACACGCTCCGTGCGGATATCGACTATGCCACCTCTACCGCTCATACTACTTATGGTTGTATCGGGGTCAAGGTTTGGATCTGCCGTGGTGAGATTCTTGACGCCGGTCAGTATGATCGTCCCGAAGAGCAGGCTGAACAGCAGCAGAGCGATGCTCCCAGCGGTCGCCCGCGCCGTCGGCCTGGTGATAAAGGTGAACGCGGACCGCGTCGTCGTCCACGCGGCAAGGTTCGTAAGGCCGGTCGTCCCGATGGGCGTGCGCCCAAGGGGCGGCGTCCCGATTCGGCTCGTGATAAGTCGGCTCCTGCCGCCGACAGCGGTGCCGCAGACAATAAGCCCAAGAAAGCGGATGGCGCTTCTGACTCCGCGTCAGGGTCCGAAAGCTGA
- the rplD gene encoding 50S ribosomal protein L4 translates to MNVKVYNQQGDEVGTVELKDAVFGIEPNEAIVHQYIVNYLARQRQGTSASRGRSQVSGGGRKPWRQKGTGRARVGTIRSPLWRGGGVVFGPQPRQYGYNMPKKMKRLAIRSAFSDKALAERIKVIDHIELEEPKTKAVAQMMARLELNGKKCLLLDEGKSDKLVLSCRNLDKVKYCRAALANGYDVLNADYLVLTKAGLEKVVEVFG, encoded by the coding sequence ATGAACGTCAAGGTATACAATCAACAAGGTGACGAGGTCGGAACTGTCGAGCTGAAGGATGCCGTGTTCGGTATCGAGCCGAACGAAGCGATTGTCCATCAGTATATCGTCAATTATCTCGCCCGCCAGAGGCAAGGGACGTCAGCATCCCGCGGTCGCAGCCAGGTTAGTGGCGGTGGACGTAAGCCCTGGCGCCAGAAGGGAACCGGTCGGGCCCGCGTTGGCACGATTCGCTCGCCCCTGTGGCGTGGCGGCGGTGTGGTTTTTGGCCCTCAGCCTCGTCAATACGGCTATAATATGCCCAAGAAGATGAAGCGTTTAGCGATTCGCTCCGCTTTTTCCGACAAGGCCTTAGCCGAAAGAATTAAAGTTATAGATCATATCGAGCTGGAAGAGCCCAAGACCAAAGCGGTGGCCCAGATGATGGCTCGCCTCGAACTGAACGGCAAGAAGTGTCTGCTTCTGGATGAAGGCAAAAGCGATAAGCTGGTTTTGTCCTGCCGGAATCTTGATAAGGTCAAGTATTGCCGTGCCGCGTTGGCCAACGGGTACGACGTTCTGAACGCCGACTATCTGGTGTTGACCAAGGCCGGACTCGAGAAGGTCGTGGAGGTGTTCGGATGA
- the rplB gene encoding 50S ribosomal protein L2, with product MAIKKFRPVTPSQRFRSVPTFDEITSTIPEKSLLRPLKKSGGRNNKGRVTAFCRGGGHKRHYRVIDFRRDKRDIPARVASIEYDPNRSARIALLHYVDGEKRYILAPEGLQVNDVVLSGETVENRPGNAMPLGQMILGTQVHNIEMRPGKGGQLCRSAGSMAQVVAKEGNKVTLKMPSGEVRLIPQVCYATIGQVSNIDHKNVVWGKAGASRWRGRRPSVRGVAMNPVDHPMGGGEGRSSGGRHPCTPWGKPTKGYKTRSKRKSKAHIVEERRARK from the coding sequence ATGGCTATTAAGAAGTTTAGACCGGTAACCCCCTCCCAGCGTTTTCGCTCGGTACCGACATTCGACGAGATCACTTCGACGATCCCGGAGAAGTCGTTGCTGCGCCCGCTGAAGAAGAGCGGCGGCCGAAACAACAAGGGCCGAGTCACGGCCTTCTGTCGCGGTGGCGGTCACAAGCGTCATTATCGCGTGATTGATTTTCGTCGTGACAAGCGTGACATCCCGGCTCGCGTCGCTTCGATTGAATACGATCCCAATCGCTCGGCGCGTATCGCCCTGTTGCATTATGTCGACGGCGAAAAGCGTTATATCCTGGCTCCCGAAGGGCTTCAGGTGAATGATGTTGTTTTATCCGGTGAAACCGTTGAGAATCGTCCGGGCAACGCGATGCCGCTTGGTCAGATGATTCTGGGAACTCAGGTGCACAACATTGAGATGCGTCCCGGCAAGGGCGGCCAGTTGTGCCGTTCCGCTGGAAGTATGGCACAAGTTGTGGCCAAAGAAGGCAACAAAGTTACGCTCAAAATGCCGTCGGGCGAAGTTCGTTTGATCCCTCAGGTCTGCTATGCCACGATCGGTCAGGTTAGTAATATCGACCATAAGAACGTGGTTTGGGGCAAGGCCGGTGCTTCGCGTTGGCGTGGCCGGAGGCCTTCCGTCCGCGGTGTGGCCATGAACCCGGTTGATCACCCCATGGGCGGCGGCGAAGGTCGTTCCTCCGGTGGACGTCATCCTTGTACGCCGTGGGGAAAACCGACCAAGGGCTACAAAACCAGAAGTAAACGTAAGTCCAAAGCTCACATTGTTGAAGAGCGCCGGGCGAGGAAATAG
- the tuf gene encoding elongation factor Tu: MAKEKFERTKPHVNVGTIGHVDHGKTTLTAAMTMVLARKNKTAVRSFDSIDNAPEERERGITIATAHVEYESDKRHYAHVDCPGHADYVKNMITGAAQMDGAILVVSAADGPMPQTREHILLARQVGVPYIVVYMNKVDQVDDPELLDLVELEVRDLLSSYQFPGDDIPVIRGSALEAMTAGADLSKSLDDPAFKSIFELIEALDSYIPEPKRDKDKPFLMPVEDVFSITGRGTVATGRIERGQVKMGETLEIIGIRDTRKTVCTGVEMFKKILDYGEAGDNVGLLLRGIDKDEIERGMVLAQPGSITPHTKFRAEVYVLSKDEGGRHTPFFTGYRPQFYFRTTDVTGVATLQEGVEMVMPGDNVTIDVELITPIAMEKELRFAIREGGRTVGAGVIAEIFE, from the coding sequence ATGGCGAAGGAGAAGTTTGAGCGGACCAAGCCGCACGTGAACGTAGGTACGATTGGTCACGTAGATCATGGCAAGACGACGTTGACGGCGGCGATGACGATGGTATTGGCCCGGAAGAACAAGACGGCCGTACGCTCGTTTGATTCGATTGACAACGCCCCCGAGGAGCGCGAGCGGGGAATCACGATCGCGACCGCGCACGTGGAGTATGAGTCAGACAAACGACACTATGCGCACGTGGATTGTCCGGGACACGCGGACTATGTGAAGAACATGATCACGGGAGCGGCCCAGATGGACGGAGCGATTCTGGTGGTAAGCGCCGCCGACGGTCCGATGCCGCAGACGCGTGAGCACATCTTGTTGGCTCGCCAGGTCGGTGTTCCGTACATCGTGGTGTACATGAACAAGGTGGACCAGGTTGACGATCCGGAGTTGCTAGATTTGGTGGAGTTGGAGGTTCGCGATCTTCTTTCGAGCTATCAGTTTCCGGGAGATGATATTCCGGTGATCCGAGGTTCGGCGTTGGAAGCGATGACGGCCGGAGCGGATCTCTCGAAGAGTCTTGATGATCCGGCGTTCAAGTCGATCTTTGAGTTGATCGAGGCGTTGGATAGTTACATTCCTGAGCCCAAGCGCGACAAGGACAAGCCGTTTTTGATGCCGGTCGAGGACGTGTTTTCGATCACGGGTCGCGGAACGGTAGCGACGGGTCGTATTGAGCGTGGCCAGGTGAAGATGGGTGAGACTTTGGAGATCATCGGCATTCGCGACACGCGCAAGACGGTGTGTACGGGTGTCGAGATGTTCAAGAAGATTCTCGATTACGGCGAGGCTGGTGACAACGTAGGTTTGTTGCTTCGCGGTATCGACAAGGACGAGATCGAGCGTGGAATGGTTCTGGCACAGCCTGGTTCGATAACTCCTCACACGAAGTTCCGTGCTGAGGTGTACGTATTGAGCAAGGACGAGGGTGGTCGTCACACGCCGTTCTTTACGGGATATCGTCCTCAGTTTTATTTTCGTACGACGGACGTGACGGGTGTCGCGACGCTTCAGGAAGGCGTCGAGATGGTCATGCCTGGAGACAACGTGACAATAGATGTGGAGTTGATCACGCCGATCGCGATGGAGAAAGAGCTTCGTTTCGCGATTCGTGAAGGCGGCCGAACGGTCGGCGCCGGGGTCATCGCCGAGATTTTTGAATAA
- the rplC gene encoding 50S ribosomal protein L3, protein MKEILGKKIGSTRIFNETGEAIPVTVIQAGPCPVVARKTVEKDGYEAYQVGFGQRRKSRINKPTEGHFKTVGVQPTQYLREVRITDGDYEPGTTITVNLFQAGERVDVSGVSRGLGFAGGMKRHHFQGANKTHGQSDRWRAPGSIGQSSYPSRVFKGTRMAGRLGKDKVTVLNLEIVKIIEDENLMLVKGSVPGFRGGLLKIRSTNRGK, encoded by the coding sequence ATGAAAGAGATCCTTGGAAAAAAGATTGGCTCTACCCGTATCTTCAATGAGACCGGTGAGGCCATTCCGGTTACGGTGATCCAGGCCGGCCCTTGCCCGGTTGTTGCCAGGAAGACGGTTGAGAAAGACGGCTACGAGGCTTATCAGGTAGGCTTTGGACAGCGTCGCAAGAGTCGTATCAACAAGCCGACGGAAGGTCACTTCAAAACCGTCGGCGTGCAGCCGACTCAGTATCTGCGCGAGGTCCGAATCACCGACGGCGACTACGAGCCGGGTACGACCATCACGGTGAACCTGTTTCAGGCGGGTGAACGAGTCGATGTGTCCGGTGTTTCCCGCGGGCTCGGTTTTGCCGGCGGCATGAAACGCCATCATTTCCAGGGCGCTAATAAAACCCACGGTCAGTCCGACCGCTGGCGCGCCCCGGGATCGATCGGCCAGTCCTCCTACCCGTCACGGGTGTTCAAAGGCACACGTATGGCGGGTCGTTTGGGCAAGGACAAAGTGACCGTATTGAATCTTGAGATAGTCAAGATTATCGAAGATGAGAATCTGATGCTGGTGAAGGGCAGTGTTCCGGGGTTCCGGGGCGGCCTGCTCAAGATTCGGAGCACTAACCGCGGCAAATAG
- the rpsJ gene encoding 30S ribosomal protein S10: MHVQKIRIRLKAYDHYALDRSTKEIAQTVLRTGAKIVGPVPLPTKRTVYTVLRSPHVDKKSREQFETRIHKRLMDIYDSTPQTVDALMKLDLPAGVDVEIKT; this comes from the coding sequence ATGCACGTACAGAAGATAAGAATCCGTCTCAAGGCGTACGATCATTATGCTCTGGATCGGTCCACGAAGGAGATCGCCCAGACCGTGCTTCGCACGGGAGCCAAGATCGTGGGTCCGGTTCCTCTTCCGACAAAACGCACGGTCTACACGGTGCTTCGGTCGCCGCACGTCGACAAAAAGTCGCGCGAGCAGTTTGAGACCAGGATTCATAAGCGGTTGATGGATATCTACGACTCCACGCCCCAGACGGTCGATGCTCTCATGAAACTCGACCTTCCGGCCGGCGTTGACGTGGAGATCAAAACCTGA
- the rpsQ gene encoding 30S ribosomal protein S17 produces the protein MAETTPRNHRKTRIGRVISDKMDKTIIVRVDRTYRHPLYEKIFRSYSKVYAHDEKNDAHMGDTVRVMETRPLSAQKRWRLVEIMERAK, from the coding sequence ATGGCTGAGACCACTCCAAGAAACCATAGGAAAACGCGTATCGGTCGGGTTATTTCCGACAAGATGGACAAGACCATTATCGTACGTGTGGACCGGACCTACCGTCACCCGCTATACGAGAAGATTTTCCGTAGTTACTCGAAAGTATACGCTCATGATGAGAAGAACGATGCTCACATGGGCGACACCGTGCGGGTAATGGAGACCAGACCGCTGTCGGCCCAGAAACGCTGGCGTCTGGTAGAGATAATGGAAAGAGCCAAATAG
- the rpmC gene encoding 50S ribosomal protein L29, which translates to MLKVQSLRELTRSELLQKKFDLEDEQFNLHMRRSLKALDNPLRLRQLRREIARINTVLSEDTKGIHKLAETSTSILNTRKDTEKKGE; encoded by the coding sequence ATGTTGAAGGTTCAGTCTCTGCGCGAATTGACTCGCAGCGAGTTGCTTCAGAAGAAGTTCGACCTCGAGGACGAGCAGTTCAATCTCCACATGCGGAGATCGCTGAAGGCGCTCGACAATCCGCTCCGTCTGCGTCAGCTTCGGCGTGAGATTGCGCGCATCAACACGGTGCTGAGTGAGGATACGAAAGGTATCCACAAGCTGGCCGAGACCAGTACTTCGATCCTCAACACCAGGAAAGACACGGAAAAAAAGGGTGAATAG
- the rplV gene encoding 50S ribosomal protein L22: MLIKSRACLRHVSIPPRKMRLVASQVKGMPVQKALDVLNFTPKIAARHVAKTVSSAAANALSQEGTDRLRPEDLFIKNITVDAAPSARRIRFYSMGRAHHYKKRYSHLTVILEGHVEEEVMPKKAKSRAKATKKSTAAKQTTAEAADNKSRTKAATKKAKTAKVEATPKARPADVKKDDE, from the coding sequence ATGCTGATCAAATCAAGAGCATGCCTCAGACATGTTAGCATCCCGCCGCGTAAGATGCGTCTGGTAGCCAGTCAGGTCAAAGGGATGCCGGTGCAGAAGGCTCTCGACGTGCTGAACTTCACCCCGAAGATTGCGGCTCGTCATGTGGCCAAGACAGTCAGTTCCGCGGCGGCCAACGCGCTGTCGCAGGAAGGGACTGATCGCCTGCGTCCGGAGGACCTGTTTATTAAAAACATCACCGTAGACGCGGCTCCGTCGGCTCGACGTATCCGTTTCTATTCGATGGGCCGGGCTCATCATTACAAGAAGCGGTATAGTCATTTGACGGTTATCCTCGAGGGTCATGTCGAGGAAGAGGTGATGCCGAAGAAGGCCAAGAGCCGGGCCAAGGCAACGAAGAAATCCACTGCGGCCAAGCAGACCACGGCCGAGGCCGCTGATAATAAGTCCAGGACGAAAGCCGCGACCAAAAAGGCTAAAACGGCGAAGGTGGAAGCCACGCCGAAAGCCAGGCCGGCTGACGTTAAAAAGGATGATGAATAG